The following proteins are co-located in the Vigna angularis cultivar LongXiaoDou No.4 chromosome 2, ASM1680809v1, whole genome shotgun sequence genome:
- the LOC108319023 gene encoding uncharacterized protein LOC108319023 yields the protein MKFILRTDISEVIGVEGGRRRMLDCGAVVVSVVLYILLMPGLLFQVPGRSRCVEFGNFQTSAASILVHSLLYFGLICLFLLAVKVHFYIG from the coding sequence ATGAAATTCATTCTGCGAACTGATATATCAGAAGTTATAGGAGTTgaaggtggaagaagaagaatgttGGACTGTGGGGCAGTGGTTGTGTCTGTGGTGCTATACATTCTGCTAATGCCAGGGTTGCTATTTCAAGTACCTGGTCGTTCAAGGTGCGTGGAGTTTGGAAATTTTCAGACCAGTGCTGCTTCCATTCTCGTTCATTCGCTTCTCTACTTTGGTCTCATCTGCCTCTTCTTGCTCGCTGTTAAGGTCCACTTTTACATCGGCTAG
- the LOC108319009 gene encoding uncharacterized protein LOC108319009: MSDWGPVVIAVVLFVLLSPGLLIQVPGKSRVVEFGNMQTSGVSILIHTIIFFGLITIFLIAIGVHINTG, translated from the coding sequence atgagtgaTTGGGGTCCTGTGGTGATAGCAGTGGTGCTGTTTGTGTTGCTGAGTCCTGGTCTTCTGATTCAAGTTCCAGGGAAGAGCAGAGTGGTGGAGTTTGGGAACATGCAAACCAGTGGAGTCTCTATCTTGATCCACACCATCATCTTCTTTGGTCTCATTACCATATTTCTTATTGCTATTGGTGTGCATATCAACACTGGCTAA
- the LOC108319008 gene encoding uncharacterized protein LOC108319008, whose product MRGTRGGHQDQQSRALYDLSTLVLNLIRSPPTPLPFSHIVPPGASRRTPPAQISPAGFASLLLGISLALMLCGSVTFFIGFVLMPWVLGLVMLFYVAGILSSLSVFGRSILCYATAPPSPRKDIPAW is encoded by the exons ATGAGAGGAACAAGAGGAGGACACCAAGACCAACAATCTCGCGCCTTGTACGACCTCTCCACTCTCGTTCTCAATCTCATCCGATCGCCTCCCACGCCGTTGCCCTTCTCCCACATCGTCCCGCCGGGGGCGTCTCGGCGAACGCCGCCGGCCCAGATATCGCCGGCCGGGTTCGCGTCGCTGCTGCTGGGAATTTCGCTGGCTCTGATGCTGTGTGGATCGGTGACGTTCTTCATCGGGTTCGTGCTGATGCCGTGGGTTCTGGGATTGGTGATGCTCTTCTACGTCGCCGGAATCCTCTCCAGCCTATCCGTCTTCGGCCGCTCCATTCTCTGCTACGCCACCGCGCCACCCTCGCCGCGTAAGGACATTCCCG CGTGGTAG
- the LOC108319007 gene encoding MADS-box transcription factor 1 isoform X1, protein MGRGRVELKRIENKINRQVTFAKRRNGLLKKAYELSVLCDAELALIIFSTRGKLYEFCSTSSMLKTLERYQKCNYGAPEANASTKEALVLELSSQQEYLKLKARYEALQRFQRNLMGEDLGPLSSNELESLERQLDSSLKQIRSTRTQFMLDQLSDSQRKEHLLGEANTALRQRLEEYQINQFQLNPSGEEMGYDRHPGQQHQGDALFQPLECEPTLQMGYRPDPVSVITGGQSMNNFMGGWLP, encoded by the exons atgggAAGGGGAAGAGTGGAGTTGAAGAGAATTGAGAACAAGATCAACAGGCAAGTGACCTTTGCAAAACGAAGAAACGGGCTTTTGAAGAAAGCTTATGAGCTTTCCGTTCTTTGCGATGCCGAGCTTGCTCTCATCATCTTCTCCACTAGAGGAAAGTTGTACGAGTTTTGCAGCACTTCAAG CATGCTGAAAACGCTAGAGAGGTATCAGAAATGTAACTATGGAGCGCCCGAGGCCAATGCGTCAACAAAAGAAGCCTTGGTATTG GAGTTAAGCAGTCAACAAGAATATTTGAAGCTGAAAGCACGGTACGAAGCTCTACAACGTTTTCAAAG GAACCTTATGGGAGAAGATCTTGGCCCTCTAAGCAGCAATGAGCTTGAATCACTTGAAAGGCAGCTAGATTCGTCTTTGAAGCAAATCAGATCAACAAGG ACCCAATTCATGCTGGATCAGCTTTCTGATAGTCAGCGCAAG GAACACTTGCTAGGTGAGGCAAACACAGCTCTCAGACAAAGG TTGGAAGAATAtcaaataaatcaatttcaaCTGAATCCCAGTGGTGAAGAAATGGGGTATGACCGTCATCCAGGTCAACAACACCAAGGAGATGCTCTCTTTCAACCATTGGAGTGTGAGCCAACATTACAAATGGG ATATCGACCTGATCCAGTATCAGTGATAACAGGAGGCCAGAGCATGAACAATTTCATGGGAGGATGGTTACCATGA
- the LOC108319007 gene encoding MADS-box transcription factor 1 isoform X2, whose amino-acid sequence MGRGRVELKRIENKINRQVTFAKRRNGLLKKAYELSVLCDAELALIIFSTRGKLYEFCSTSSMLKTLERYQKCNYGAPEANASTKEALELSSQQEYLKLKARYEALQRFQRNLMGEDLGPLSSNELESLERQLDSSLKQIRSTRTQFMLDQLSDSQRKEHLLGEANTALRQRLEEYQINQFQLNPSGEEMGYDRHPGQQHQGDALFQPLECEPTLQMGYRPDPVSVITGGQSMNNFMGGWLP is encoded by the exons atgggAAGGGGAAGAGTGGAGTTGAAGAGAATTGAGAACAAGATCAACAGGCAAGTGACCTTTGCAAAACGAAGAAACGGGCTTTTGAAGAAAGCTTATGAGCTTTCCGTTCTTTGCGATGCCGAGCTTGCTCTCATCATCTTCTCCACTAGAGGAAAGTTGTACGAGTTTTGCAGCACTTCAAG CATGCTGAAAACGCTAGAGAGGTATCAGAAATGTAACTATGGAGCGCCCGAGGCCAATGCGTCAACAAAAGAAGCCTTG GAGTTAAGCAGTCAACAAGAATATTTGAAGCTGAAAGCACGGTACGAAGCTCTACAACGTTTTCAAAG GAACCTTATGGGAGAAGATCTTGGCCCTCTAAGCAGCAATGAGCTTGAATCACTTGAAAGGCAGCTAGATTCGTCTTTGAAGCAAATCAGATCAACAAGG ACCCAATTCATGCTGGATCAGCTTTCTGATAGTCAGCGCAAG GAACACTTGCTAGGTGAGGCAAACACAGCTCTCAGACAAAGG TTGGAAGAATAtcaaataaatcaatttcaaCTGAATCCCAGTGGTGAAGAAATGGGGTATGACCGTCATCCAGGTCAACAACACCAAGGAGATGCTCTCTTTCAACCATTGGAGTGTGAGCCAACATTACAAATGGG ATATCGACCTGATCCAGTATCAGTGATAACAGGAGGCCAGAGCATGAACAATTTCATGGGAGGATGGTTACCATGA
- the LOC108318980 gene encoding amino acid transporter AVT1H, with the protein MMLKSLWKSLISLQHKCVKKQKSEVDGSVSVHGEEDLVVLPVQCSNCRIEETKQCNCDHTHVAEDANVHAQRDVNSNSSFTHAVINMVGMLVGLGQLSTPYAVVSGGWVSAFLLVGLGVMCAYSSHILGTCLRKNPKLRSFVDIGKHAFGSKGRLVAATIIYMEIFMSLVSYTISLHDNLNTVFLGTNLKHHFPKFSSSQFLTVVAVLIALPSLWIRDLSSISFLSTLGILMSLLIFLCVAATALLGHVRNNHAIPVLQLHNIPSVSGLYVFGYGGHIVFPELYTSMKDPSKFTKVSIVSFAVVTAIYTTLGFMGARMFGKDVKSQITLSMPAESIVTKVALWATVVAPMTKYALEFIPLAIQLEHALPSTMSGRNKMIIRGCVGSFSLLVILTLALSVPYFEHVLSLTGSLVSVAVCLILPCSFYLKTCWGQISNLVLLLNLSLITFGFLLALMGTISSSKLLLKSFQLHHSS; encoded by the exons ATGATGTTGAAATCCTTATGGAAAAGCCTGATAAGCCTTCAACATAAGTGTGTGAAGAAGCAAAAGAGTGAAGTTGATGGAAGTGTGTCAGTGCATGGTGAAGAAGACTTGGTCGTTTTGCCTGTGCAGTGTTCCAACTGTCGCATAGAAGAAACCAAACAATGCAATTGTGACCATACTCATGTAGCAGAAGATGCAAATGTCCACGCTCAGCGTGATGTTAACTCCAACAGTTCCTTTACTCATGCTGTCATCAACATGGTGGGGATGCTCGTAG GTTTGGGGCAACTATCAACTCCATATGCAGTGGTAAGTGGAGGGTGGGTGTCTGCATTCTTGCTTGTAGGACTAGGTGTGATGTGTGCTTACAGTTCTCACATACTTGGAACATGCCTCAGAAAGAATCCAAAGTTAAGAAGCTTTGTGGATATTGGGAAACATGCGTTTGGATCAAAAGGAAGGTTGGTGGCTGCAACAATCATCTACATGGAAATCTTCATGTCCCTTGTTTCCTACACCATCTCATTACATGATAATTTGAACACAGTCTTTCTGGGGACAAATCTCAAGCACCACTTCCCCAAATTCTCCTCATCTCAGTTCCTAACAGTGGTGGCAGTTCTCATTGCCCTCCCTAGTTTGTGGATCAGAGACCTCTCTTCCATATCTTTCCTTTCAACACTTGGCATTCTCATGTCTCTCCTCATTTTTCTCTGTGTAGCTGCCACTGCACTTTTAGGACATGTCCGAAACAATCATGCCATACCTGTCCTCCAACTCCATAATATTCCATCAGTATCTGGCCTTTACGTCTTTGGCTATGGAGGACACATTGTTTTCCCCGAATTATACACATCCATGAAAGACCCTTCAAAATTTACCAAG GTTTCTATTGTGAGCTTCGCAGTGGTTACAGCAATTTACACGACACTGGGGTTCATGGGTGCGAGGATGTTTGGTAAGGATGTAAAGTCTCAAATAACTCTGAGCATGCCAGCAGAGAGCATTGTGACAAAGGTTGCTCTGTGGGCAACCGTGGTGGCACCAATGACCAAATACGCGCTTGAATTCATACCATTGGCAATTCAACTCGAACATGCTCTTCCAAGCACCATGAGTGGCAGAAACAAGATGATTATTAGGGGTTGCGTGGGTTCATTTTCACTTTTGGTCATACTAACCCTTGCTCTGTCGGTTCCATATTTTGAACATGTACTAAGTCTCACTGGTTCCCTTGTCAGTGTTGCCGTTTGTTTGATTCTGCCATGTTCTTTCTACTTGAAGACATGTTGGGGTCAAATATCAAACCTTGTCTTGCTCCTTAACCTCTCTCTCATCACATTTGGCTTTCTTCTTGCTCTCATGGGCACCATTTCCTCCTCAAAGTTGCTACTCAAAAGTTTTCAATTGCATCACTCAAGTTAA